TCAGTGATCACTGGTTTCGTTGTGGCCTACGGTCTGGTAAAACCGTTCCCAGCATGTACCAAGTGCTCCTGCATTGAAGCCCTCCCTCTGATCCTGACATGCTATCATCATGACCTTTAACAGGTGACTGAACATCCCCAAGGGGCGCTAAATAAAAGACCAGCACTGTGTTTCCTGCTGATGTCACTGATGTGATATCAATAGTTTCTGATTGAGAGGGGGGGGATTTACTATTTCTTCGCAGGTGTATGAAGCCGCGGTACATCTCTGAGCACTGCCTGTTAGAGGCTGTCAGCATGTATAAAGGGGGAGGGGAGGCTTCCTTGCCCCTTCCTACTCCAAGGACAGcatgggtgggggggggggacagaggAGCACTGATTGAGAGCAACACCTGTCAGGTGAGGCTTTCGCAGTTGACGGCGCAGAAGGAGTGCCAAGTCGACTGCTATGACTGCTAATCTCTGACGTGGCGACCTGCCGGGCTCTGCCAGTCTCCAGAGGGGAAGCGCCAGGAGCCCGAGCGAGCGAGGCTTTTCCGGGGCTGCAGTCCTGCTAATGTCTCCCGAAACAGAATGAACCACGCTGATATGCTCTAAATGCatttcattatcatcatcatgatTATATCACTAATTGTGTGTACTTGGTAATGTGGTGCAGCAGCCCCCTCCTGGGAGGTGTCTGAGAGACTGAATGATTAAAACATGTACGATGAACCATGCATCAAAACGTCCCTGCGGGCTCCCTCACAAGATACATGTAAGCAGCTCCAGTGACACTCGGAGCAAGCAAACAGCAGAGGATGTGGTCTAGTGAGGGTTGAAAGGCTGAGGAGGAACCTGCGGGCAATAACAAGACAGCAGGAGAATATTAGAGAGCAGGGGATTGACCTGAGCTGACCCCATCCATATCCATAAACCCACACTACATAACCTATACACCTTAGACATGACTCCAGTGCAGCCTACTTAATTCTACTACAACacaataagtaaacctaaggcTCAAGATCAAAACATGGCTGGGCTACTTTGGCCTGCGCAGGGGCCTGTTTCCATCTTTATGTGTGGTTGACAGGAGAGGATAAAGTTTTTGTGACAGCATTTGATGAATGTTTAATCCAACATTCATACACGCCGGCCTGGGATTGAGTCCCCAGTCAAAACCCACCAAAGACACACAGAAGGTGTGTGAAATATTCATTCACTACACACTTCATTAAGAATGAAACATACCATGGTCCCCGTTCTTTTATTCATTTCGATTATCgaaacaaaagacagaaaaatgagGGATTAAAACATGGTGGGCGCGCTATTCTATATTTGTCTCACAGATTTgtaccaatttgttttgtgacaaATAACTCTGCCTGTTGAAATCCCGCTGTCATCTTGCTGAGAGTCAGGCACGCTACTGCGAGAGGAGCTTTCATGTGAGGGCTGTAACAAATCACTGTCTGCCTGGGAATTTCCAGCTCTGCATCTGACTGCAGCAGTTTGACCTTTGACCGGTCCAGGAGCGGCCGGTGACTCATCGCACGAAGCTTGCTGATACATAGCTGAGGCATCAACTGCGGACGCGAcagttttcatatttttattaattaatgaTGAAATATGAGAATTAATGATCTCTCTCTTGGTGACGAGTGGCTGCACTCGGATAGATGAAATGACTGATGCCGTGCCTGTCAAGGATTGGGctcattcttctttttttttctccgacTGGTGAATAAAGTCACTGTTGAGTGCCAGTGCTGTCTCAACATAAACCTAATCTGGTTGAGTGAATGTGTCACACAGATTGCAAAATGTCCCTATGGAACACATTAAAGTTtcatctaatctaatctaattaaAACAAGGATGTGCAAGTCCTGACACACTGCCCAAGGCTGCATGGGCTGTTTCGTTCCGAGACATTATGGCTTTGCCAGAGTCAAAACACACGTCGCTATTCTGTATAAAACACACATGGAAACATGTTTAATTTCATTAGAAATGTAatacatctgtttttttttaaagatgaataTGCCAACAAGGTACATCACTGTTGTTAAGTAGTGTGATTACAAAGGTATATCTGTGATGTATGTTTTAGCAGTATATTGTTACAGGGAATATGGTGTTGTCCTTCTATAAACAAAGAAACCTACGGAGACAAATATTCCAATGCAAATTTTGCAGGATGCATTGACACATTTGTGTGAAGGTTTTGGTGGCATATCATAGCTGTGGTTTTAACAAATACCGACCAACAAATACCTACATAACATATTCCCTTCAGTATAATTCAGTTCAACCTAATTGTCATAGCACGCCAATGGAAATTATCCATTGGCCTTTTTGGGTGTTTTTCCTATTAGTTGTAACTACAAAGACActcattaaaaaagtaaaatatatacattgCTAATAATGTGTGCACAGAGCGGATGGGTAAGTACAACACTCATTAACATATCTGAGCACGGTTATTGGTTGTGATTACTTTAGATGCATGCTGACAGTCTGTCGGGGTAACAGCAGAGTGATTGGCACTCGAGAGAAGTGGAGAGTTCAAAGGGCAACATTTCAGAGATCAGAGATGGTGTTTTCCACATTTGATCCAGTGCTAGTTCTTTCTTATGGCTACAGAGGGTTAAAGTACGAATAACTGCAACTGAAAATTACcatatggatggatgactgtCAGATAATGACTGTAATATCATCACTAATGAGCACACCATCTCTTTTCAAGTGATGGGAATTCATTTTTGATTTACAATCAGGTATGTAAAACCacaatatgaaataaataagtGGTTATCGAACTTTTTGGCTTATGACCCCTTAAGATGAATGAAGTCCCATCATCACAGGTTATGGCATGAGTGCACACCTGAGTTATGAGCAGCTcaatattttataataaaagcaaaaatcacagaaaagtcagagataaaaaaaattgttttatgTCCGTATGTATCCCTTCAATCATTATGTGACCCCACAGGTTTATCTTGGGCTGGGTTGGAAACCACTGGAATATATCAGTTTAACTCTACTTGCTTGGATAAAATATAAACATTCACAAGAGGTGAAGAAATCTTAACGTACAGTCTTTGCAGAGATTATGTGGATTTCTGTGACTGAAAGCTTCATGTAGCTATAACTTTAATGAAATGTATTGATCTGGCATGAAATTGACTGACACccatagagctgggcgatatggaaaaaatctaatatcacgatattgttgaccaaatacctcaacatcaatattgcggcgatattgtagggttgacaattggtgcttacaaaaaaatatttacacaatgagattgttgataaataatcatcatttatgtgtatataataactaagtgggtaaaggcaaataatagaaaagctagaacagtctggtaagttaaaaaaaattacatcactttactgtaatccagccattaaaaccagagacaggtaacacttgtgtcatataacaatattacgatatccaaaatctaagacgatatccagtctcatatcacgatatcgatataatatcgatatattgcccagccctagcaaTAACTCATATTTGCTTTACAAGAGTCCACCTAACTTAAATCCCCTTTAGTCCCCTTACCAGCAGCAAACTGTACATCTAGTGTTAAAGAGGCCTGACCATAGGGCCTGAAGTAACATTTATTGCTGTTGACTTCACACACAGTGCACTATTTAACTCTGCGGAGGAAGTCCCGCCTTCCTCTTCTCCCGCGCTCGCAGACGTCACATCCACCGCAGAAAAAACATGGCGGCTGCCAGTCCCTCAGATTCGGCGCTTTCACTGCCGAGAAATGTAGTCATCAAGACCGAGCCAGAATCTGAAGATGATCTACTCATCAGCCCGGCGGATGTGCCGGTTAAGCGGGACCCCGTCGTCCCGCTCCTGTCCCCGGTCAGCGGGCTGCAGCCGCTCGCCTGGTCGCAGGACCACCGTCTGGCTGTGTGCACCAGCAGCTCCATGTCGCTGCTGGAGCTGGTGTGCGACGTCCACAGCAACAAACAGGACCTGACGCTGCACCGGACCTCAATCCCCGTCCCGACCGAAGCGTTAAAACTGCGGGTAAATATCCACCAATGTTCACCTGTTTACGCCGTAATAAAGGAAAAAAGCATGGACCCATGTAGCACTGTCACAGCAGAGAACGTGCGGCTGTTGATAGAACTTCGGCTAGTAAACATTGAGACTTGTTTGCTCAACCCGGAGCCTCAACCTGTGTAAGTGGTCGACCACTTAACTTGACTAATACAGACTGTGTACATTTCATAATATGGTGTGTGTATCAGGAAACAACAACCGATACAGCCGATTGCTGGGCTTGTTAGCGTACTCCCTCCCCCTCCAGCTGTCAGAGACTAAATCACTTAAAGGGGAGTTCCACAATTCACCCATATTTTCATGAACTGGCCTCAGGCTTTCTCCTTAAAAcccacatctttaaaaaaataaataaaataaatgtagttaGATGTACACTTAATGCCTCCAGAAACCATATTCAGTTAATTATGTCTCAAGTAAGATGTTACTGGGATGTGAAATCTATAATTGCTGTTAAGTGGCACTGGTTTTGCAGATATGTAAACTGTCATGTTGACACCAAATGAAAAACTGCAAGTTTATCACTGTAGCATCTTAAACACATTATGAGGCATAATCAGTCAGTGAAAAAGTCTGGGTTTGTCTGTATGTGAAATGAAAACCATCCAGACATGTATTAAGACATCTACTTAGTAATTTGTGTCCGATATGTTGCATACTGGACCATGATTGGCTTCCAAACTAGATGTGATGTCACAAAGTCATGCTTGTGGATACACGTTCAACTCCGAAAcaatctccccccccccaccccccatcagctaatgaatgtgaaaacagcatttttgagtCAAACTCTGCACATTCATACATCTACACAGTAAAGGCCAAACATCAAAGTGAAGTAACATTAAGCAAAACATGGTTATAGTGGAGGCTGGGAATTTTAATTTTGAGCTATTATGGAAAAGTGAAGCTCAGGATCATAACTACTGAGTAACCAGTctcaagacacaaacacagttacatttttaagtggTTGGCAATTCCTTAAGTAAAAAGATTTGCCCCAAATTCCCAGTGGtgagaaacttaaaaaaaaaaataactgaactGAAAGAAATGCTGTCTTATCTACAAAAGTAAAGAGTACATTTTTGCCTCAATTGTCAGCTGTAATGTCCTTAATTTGATCGTCAGTTTAACAAAGTTTTTGGACGACATTTGATTGCAACAAAAGTGCCAAGACATTTTAAGGTAGGACCACTGCTAATAAGTAACACAAGTGTTTAAAGAATATCTAATTACAAAATGGCATCTGTGAGGCTATTGGAGTAGTGTTATTTGTCTACTTGTTAAGCAACCTGTGTAAACATGCCTCAGAAAGCCAGCCAAGCTACTATTCACTTGTGTGCTATTAATTTGGCAGCAGTGGAGGTTTCTGTTGTTTCATTATTTACTAAACTGAACGAAAGATGATTAAAGCGACGGAATACAAATGTTGATGAATAGAGAAACTGAAAAACAATGTCTCCGCGCAGCTGCTCTGGTGTGTGAACATGATTGTTTATAGGTTCGTCTCCACTCCAAAAATCCACTTGGCAGATTAAATACTGGATGGAGCGGAATTTTATAATCCACTAGCCACAGTGGCAGACGGGCAAAGTTGCTTTCCTGCAGTCATTTATATATATGATTAACTGCTTGTAAATAGGAGGGCTACTGAGCAGTGGGCAGTCGACGGTGGCACGCAAACAGGCCACATTCTGTCTGGTGGTAACTGCTGCATCACCCATCCATATGTGTACTGTGTTTCCATGGCATTTTATTAAAGGGACCGTTCACCGCAAAATCAAAAGGGCATATTTTCCCTCTTACGTGTAGTGTTATTTATCagtctagattgttttggtgtgagttgcccagtgttggagattATCGGCcgtagagatgtctgccttctccAATATGATGGGACTAGATGGCACTCGGCTTATGGTGCTCAAAGCTGGCTGATGAGGTTGGCGGGTGTAGTTTggtagaagaaaaaaagttcCAACATGAAACAGCTCCCaaccaggtctgtggattatcttgagtAACTAAGTCATGATTGCACATGTTAAAGTGGCTAtgtgtaactttcagtttgtgttgattctagcggccactttggaccaaaatggtagtgtttttaccgcacctgctgtcgtaaaggtcttctCTTCatggtgctgtattgcccactgtattactgagttagcgttacggggaggtcatatagttgcggTGAATGTTCTGCtcggacagaaaatcattcatttacaataaaagaagacagaaaaacagaaaaatctgACCCGGGCAGAGGAAATAGTAAAAACTACATAAAATTAGCGTTCTTGtcactgttagtcttgtttgctgttggaggtcatttatgatcatcagatggaaaatttaaagtttcagaaacataaaaaagttacatatagtcacttcaagtgtgtatgtatgctgAAATGACCTGACCTTTCTGACCTGATCTTAAATATTGctttcatttgtgtttttgtctttttaaaaggTGGGACCGGCAGCAGAGCTAGCTCAAGCGAGGGAGAAGTTCTCAACACATCCGGACCCCACAATAAGGCAAGTTTTTCTTGCCAACAAAGATATGAACCCATCGATAGGACTGCACAAAGGAATACAATATGCCAGTTGGTCTCCGTTAGGTTGTGACTCAAGCGGGCGCTGTCTGCTCGCTTGCCTAACACTTGACCACAGACTCACCATTCATAACAGCCTCAAGCGTCTCGAGTGGAACATGCTAGTCGATCTCACCAAAAAGTACAGCGAGAGGCTAAAGGAGCGAGGCTACTCCAAGAAAGATAACAAGCCTCCGGAGGCAAACCTGCAGGACTTCGACGAGCTGCAGCGGCGCTTCCGAATGCAGACTCCTCTTAGAATGGAGTGGTCGAGCGTTTACACCACCAAACAGGCTCAGCCGGACAACACGTGCAAAGACATGGAGATGGTGCTCCTCGCCGTCTTAATGGAGAACGGTGACCTTGTTTTGTGGAAGTTTGTGTTGCCCTTTTTAAGTGCGTCAGATGTCACGTTTTATGACATCGTGGAGTCCGGTGTGACCCGCCCCAGTGACTTGGCGTGGTGGGAGTATGAAAGCGCAGATCGGCGGATGAGCGGCCTGATCGTCGGCAGCGAGGTGGGACCCGTCAAGATCATGCCGGTCAGCCTATCGGGAGTGAAGGGCTACTTCACCCTCCGACACCCCGTCATCCTCTGGAAGGAGTGCGACGAGATCGCCGTCGAAAACCTCAAATGTGTCCCGATGATCCACCCGATCCAGAAATCCAGCTGCAGTCTCATCGTGGCCTCCCGAGGCTGCTACGTCTTTTGGTGTTTGCTCATGATTTCGCCGGCCGGACTTAATGTACACAACTCTCACGTGGCCGGGCTGCACTCGCTCCCCGTGGTCTCGATGGCGATCAGTCAACATGGCGTCGCAGTGTACACGTGTTCTGTAGACGGGTGGATAAAAAAGCTGACGCCAACATTCACAGAGAACACTTTGATTTTCAATCAGGAGGACATGTTGCGACCTGAAAACCTAACGGGGAGGAGGATACACGGGATCGCGGTGAGCCGCAACGGAGCATACATTGCGCTCGCGAGCACACAAGGTATGGTTGGCGGCCATCATCCAGTCAACAGGACCTACCAGGTTCACTTCGTGACCTTGAAAACGCCGGAAACGGCAGCGGCGCTGCTGCTCAAGTCCCCCGCGCAGAACTTGTACAAAACGGCGGACCTGCTCGATCTCGTGAGGTGGCAAATTTTGAAAAACAAGTGCATCCCCGCGTCGCTGCTGGAAGAACTTGATCAAAAGATCCAGGAGGTAGACTTGCCCTACTTGTGGCGTTTGAAGCTCTTTCTGGTGCGAATACTTTACCAGTCACTACAGACGCCTCCCACAGACCACCGCTGGAAACCCACGCACATGGAGAACAAGGTGTTTGTGAGggacgaggaagaggaggacggaaAGGACGGAGAAGATGGCGTGCAAGAGGAAGGCGAGCCTGGCGGAGTAAAGAAGGAGAATCGGGAGGAGCAGATGGAGGAGGTGCAGGCTTGGATCAATGCTGTAGAGACCCACATAATGAGAGAGAACATGAAGAAGGTGCTGGGGGTGGTGTACCTCAACACCTGGATTGCCCAGAACACCAGCATACCCTCCTGTGGCCTGGTGGAGTACCTCGCCAGAGACTCTAACGACAGAGCTTCAGAGGTAAAACTCAGTGATGCGCCTCAGCTTCTTCCCACCAATGTTGTGatctttagtttttatttttatttatttttttgccctGATCAGAGTGACTTAATGTCGGGTATATGGTGATGATCCCAAAGtacacttaaaggagaattccggccaatttttacattaatcttgatcgctatagctatacaagtactttagaaaaaaaacgacccgaatcagtgcaggcaacacggagttTCTGCAGCTACATgcacaagcgtcccctgagctaaaatggcagttgtcggggcaagttttagagtgcctttgtgcctcttaacagacacaaaatgcaattaatatgtctgtaccacatgaacagggcccttacgtgtcaacaaggtGTGTTTTCAACTCATCGATAGtactatagcgatcaagattaacgttaaaattggccagaattctccttttaaaGCACATTAAAGTGAGTACATGGCCAAAAGTACGTGGAATACTAGAATATTACAACTGTATGTGGTTGTCAAACATTATATCCTGCCGTAGCATTCTCATTAGTTCCTTTCAATCAAATGTATAACCCAGTGGGCTATAAGTTACGTAGAGAAGGGCAGTTTGATTTGATTGGCTGAGCAGAAAGGTGGGGTTGTTGAAAACTTTCTGATGggttttttccgttttttagtaactttttaGTAACACCCAGTAGTGCAGCGTGACATCACCACGGTTATCCAGGAAGTTCAAGTGCCCGTATCGTGGGATCTTAAATTAGAACTAAGGGGTCTAgcccaaaacattaaaaaacctggagtgtccacatactttttgCCATATAGCGTAGGCTTCAGCATTTACCAGTATCTCATAATGGCCACCGTGGCTGCTGTTCAGGTAAAGTTACGTAGTTcgttgcttgttttgtttttaagaaaatgaCAAAGTAACAAACTATAGAAGTCTTCGAAATTGTTCTTGCATTTATAAAAACACTGAGTGTTTTTCTATTAAGGAGGCtgttgaatttttttatttcattcatttgattTCAGCCATTTCTGTCTTTTAATGAATGCCTGTTGACGACGTATAGTATACACCATCAGGTGACGATCCAGTGCATTTGGGTAAAATCCACAACCACTTTTGATAAGACTTTGTACAGCTGCTGATCAGCTCTGACTTTAGTGTTTTAGTTATAGCCTTTACGAGATTAGCACCAAACTCCCATTCGTGCCGTCTTCTCTGCAAACATTACACAAGTTAGATTGCCTTCACTTACACCgtctggctctgtgtgtgtgtgtgtgtatcctccTTTCTCAGGTCCTGATTGGCCACATCAAGAAAAAGATGAACAAGCAGTCGTTCTCGGAGCGCTGCAGCCTGTGTCAGGCGGTGCTGCCCTTCTCAGACCACCGACAAGCAATCTGTGAAAACGGCCACATGTGGCTCAGGTATAAGAGATCCTTCTCTTCCACAAGTTCAAATCCAATCcacaaaagatattttttttttatttttatttttattttttatttattagctTTAGCAGCAACGTGCCTGAGGGAACATGAATCGAATCTCAATGCCAAACGCCTTCTTTGACGGTTTGTTTATCTTCACAGAGAAGTAATCAAGCCTCCCACCTTTTGATATTTACCCACGCACCACTCTCATCGTCTCATAAATATCGGCTGTCAAACATTTCTCCTGCCTTCTCGCTAGCGAGAACGTGGTGCCTCTGGTGGGCACTGAGAGGGAAATGTGTGCCCGTCAGTTGTACCTCAGTGCTGTTCCTGCtctacttttgtgtgtgtgtgtgtgtgtgtgtgtgtgtgtgtgtgtgtgtgtgtgtgtgtccctgccaGCCAGCCCCTCTAATGCctttctctcgctctcctcCAGGTGTGTGTTGTCATACCAGGCCTGCCAGACGCTGACGTTCAAACGTTGCCTCCTGCTGGATTCCATCGCCAGACTGCCAGAGCCTGAGGGTAAGCGCCACTTTCCATCTCTCTCCACCTCCATTTCACAGTCCCACTCTCCATCAGCCATCTCCTCCTGTCACCTTCAACGTCGGCCTTTATCCCGCTCCGCTGCTCAGATCGtcgtttgacattttggatttTGAGTCTGTCCAAAAACTTCACACTTAACAAACATGAATGGTTGTAGAAATTaactgctgtttttttatgatgAAGGCTGCTTTCGAGAGTTGAAACAATGGTCAGAAAGCTCAGTCTTTTTGGTTGAGGGACAAATAAAGAGGTCCAGTGCCTACAATGTACTTCCTGCAGTTTGTTTGAGGATTGGCTTCATCTGGCTGCTACGTGCATCCCAGGTCTGGATCAGTCCTCTGGTCATTCCAGCCTATCTGAGCTACAGACTGACAGCTCTGAGCACTTCTGGCATTTGTCAGAATCAACATCATCCCAGCTCCTCCAAACCTTTTTCAGGCATGGAACATTGCTGGCTTCATCTATCAGTAAAAGTAATAGCTTTTTGGGCTCTCAAACATAGATGGCCGTTACATAAATGTTCCGTTATGGCTGTATTCGGACATGTCTTTAGAATAATTTCATATTTAGAAAGCTTCGGTACCAACACGGCTTGTTTTCTCTCCCCGCAGATCCAGAGTGGATAAGGAAGATACTGCAGGCGCCCTGCACGCTCTGCGACTCGCCCATGATCTAGAGGCGATCGGTGGGAGGAACCTCAGGGCTTTCCCTGCATCCTTCAGAGCTTCCCACTCTGACGCAGGGTCCACTTTTGTCACACATCACTgctacgattttttttttttttatttcatgtactttgttcatgtattttattactttatatTGGTATcttaaaagttaaataaaacgGTTTTGATTATACGTTCTAACTCTTATTGAGTTGCTTCTGCCATGTCTTTAAATTAAGGTAAAACCTTTTGGACTCCAAACTTTACAGATATCTTTATTTTCTCAATCTAAAATAAATTCTCAGGCAGCACAGCGTTTGCACAAGGGTGCAAAGAAACAAGTTTAAAATGTGGTTATATGTGGAGGTTTCTATTATTCAGTAGGACTTTAGAGCACCATAAATAAGCTCTCCCTCATTTTCCTTATGTTGACTATATATTTCCCAGCCTTTGGTGTAGTTTTTAATGCAAGTCAATAAGTGGAACTTACTCTGCTAGTCCTATTttagtgagttttttttttttcttctgttttttttttttcttctttttttgagcGCAACAAATAATACACTGAATAATACATATTCTGGAAAAAATTCAACATACCTACTTTAATTGGCACTGTAAAACAATTTCCAATCtctgggaggaggagggggggggtggtggtggtggtggtggtggtgctcAGTCATTCTCTCAGATGAGGACTTCCGCTAATGTAAACGCAGAAGAGAAGGAGCGGCGAGGCAGATGAGATGAGCAAGCGGTAGGAAGAAAGCGAAAAAGTGTGCTTAAAAACCCGGCGCGCTCCTTCCCACGGGAGCAGCTTGTAATGAGATTCAGCAGTAATGAGGGACAGAACATGGCGCCAGATGTGATTCTAATTCTAATCAAGGAGGagagggtggtggtggtggtggtggtggggggtaGAGAGCATATTGTTAAATACAATTAACCCTTTTCTCATATTTGGAAGGAACAAGGGCTGAAGGGAGGGGATACAGGCTCAGCGGCATGTTCCCGGCCTCGGCTTCTTGTTTTGGAGACATAAAGGTCGGTGGCCTGCTGATCAAAGTGGAGCTGGACCTGAGAGACCGTGCCAGCAGCCGAGCCTCCTCTATCCAGCGCCGCCTCTCATCCCCTTGCATCAGCAGGCCCCGGCAGAGGCGGGGCGGGGTCTGCCCTCCCTCTGGTGTCACTGGAGATGATAGCCTGCCCCGGGGCGAGGAAAGAGCAGGGAGCTCGGCTCCAAACACACAGCACTTCATGAAAGGGAAACTTCCACATTTCTCTACCCAGTGGTGGCATTTATTGGCCCAAGACTCAGTGAAGTCCTTTCGGGGAAGAAAGGGATGTCTCGCGCTTTGCTAGAAAGTGAATCATTTATCACATTATCCTGTGCAGAGCGACAGTGGAAAGATTATTAGTAAGAGTACAGCTGAAAAAAAGCATCCATGAATGAACAGGCAGGGGTGAAAACAATACCAGTGAAATATCCTATTAAGAAGATTTACTACTTGTTTAAACATAACGGTAATTTACTGAAACTACTCACGGTTATCTTTTTGAAGAGTATGATCTGATCTCtgttaattcatattttttagtGCAATGATTTCATCCGagatgtgcaaaaaaaatgGCACCCAGTATGGACCTAAACATGGCTTTTTCTTTTACCAGCACATACAACGAAAACGCTAGCAAGTGTATCTTGAGTTAAGTTTTTAATCATGTCAAATTATAAAACTATCATCTTCCTTGCTTGATAGCCTTTGTGATTTCCTGGCTTTTTATTTTCAGCTGCACACTAAagtaaaaggattttttttcaattgtgaAACTGACATGTCGAACAACACGTCTCTGTGCCTGCTCCCTTTCCCCCACCCTAAACCAAAATAAGTTACCACAACCTTTGC
The Sander lucioperca isolate FBNREF2018 chromosome 14, SLUC_FBN_1.2, whole genome shotgun sequence genome window above contains:
- the gtf3c4 gene encoding general transcription factor 3C polypeptide 4 translates to MAAASPSDSALSLPRNVVIKTEPESEDDLLISPADVPVKRDPVVPLLSPVSGLQPLAWSQDHRLAVCTSSSMSLLELVCDVHSNKQDLTLHRTSIPVPTEALKLRVGPAAELAQAREKFSTHPDPTIRQVFLANKDMNPSIGLHKGIQYASWSPLGCDSSGRCLLACLTLDHRLTIHNSLKRLEWNMLVDLTKKYSERLKERGYSKKDNKPPEANLQDFDELQRRFRMQTPLRMEWSSVYTTKQAQPDNTCKDMEMVLLAVLMENGDLVLWKFVLPFLSASDVTFYDIVESGVTRPSDLAWWEYESADRRMSGLIVGSEVGPVKIMPVSLSGVKGYFTLRHPVILWKECDEIAVENLKCVPMIHPIQKSSCSLIVASRGCYVFWCLLMISPAGLNVHNSHVAGLHSLPVVSMAISQHGVAVYTCSVDGWIKKLTPTFTENTLIFNQEDMLRPENLTGRRIHGIAVSRNGAYIALASTQGMVGGHHPVNRTYQVHFVTLKTPETAAALLLKSPAQNLYKTADLLDLVRWQILKNKCIPASLLEELDQKIQEVDLPYLWRLKLFLVRILYQSLQTPPTDHRWKPTHMENKVFVRDEEEEDGKDGEDGVQEEGEPGGVKKENREEQMEEVQAWINAVETHIMRENMKKVLGVVYLNTWIAQNTSIPSCGLVEYLARDSNDRASEVLIGHIKKKMNKQSFSERCSLCQAVLPFSDHRQAICENGHMWLRCVLSYQACQTLTFKRCLLLDSIARLPEPEDPEWIRKILQAPCTLCDSPMI